A stretch of Microbacterium sp. LWH3-1.2 DNA encodes these proteins:
- a CDS encoding YqaJ viral recombinase family protein, translated as MNPELSAARPSGLAAQAPEVAARIVADSRDRVAWVRARSRGITATDVATLTSDKAIARAADAKLLGSGFSGNAYTAHGRAREPEIAGWVAATHGIQPSSALFHAVVEKRHLATPDGIAVDGVGRITLAEIKTTNKAWRSIPRSYLRQVWWQQHVLGAERTLVAWEQHDGFVPVGDEPRCAWVDRDDAEIAKLVRLATALIDELYLRTMRARQQPERTPQPPAPPREPFRALALAD; from the coding sequence GTGAATCCCGAGCTCTCCGCCGCGCGCCCGTCGGGGCTCGCGGCGCAGGCACCGGAGGTCGCCGCCCGCATCGTGGCGGACTCGCGCGACCGGGTGGCCTGGGTGCGCGCTCGGTCGAGGGGCATCACCGCGACGGATGTCGCCACCCTCACCTCCGATAAGGCGATCGCCCGCGCCGCCGACGCCAAGCTCCTGGGCTCGGGGTTCTCCGGCAACGCGTACACCGCGCACGGCCGAGCGCGCGAGCCCGAGATCGCCGGGTGGGTCGCCGCGACCCACGGCATCCAGCCGTCCTCGGCCCTTTTCCACGCGGTCGTCGAGAAGCGCCACCTGGCGACCCCCGACGGCATCGCGGTCGACGGCGTCGGTCGCATCACCCTCGCCGAGATCAAGACGACGAACAAGGCGTGGCGCAGCATCCCTCGGTCCTACCTGCGTCAAGTGTGGTGGCAGCAGCATGTGCTGGGCGCCGAGCGCACGCTGGTCGCGTGGGAGCAGCATGACGGCTTCGTACCCGTCGGCGACGAGCCCCGCTGCGCGTGGGTCGACCGCGACGACGCGGAGATCGCGAAGCTCGTGCGCCTCGCGACCGCCCTCATCGACGAGCTCTACCTGCGGACGATGCGCGCCAGGCAGCAGCCGGAGCGGACGCCGCAGCCGCCGGCTCCGCCGCGCGAGCCGTTCCGCGCCCTCGCCCTCGCCGACTGA
- a CDS encoding carbohydrate ABC transporter permease produces MSQTTTSAADQAQGTPPPERGGRKPPSRRTTRLVVTIGLILIAALIVFLLLSPPNPDARPVSLGFSYNSFFQWIGNMGPIVQIPIILVIFAAVVGILLVLIEYAPRAGRGYFWLRLISCFAIPFLAFMMLRPYQGAVIYVIAIALIAGGLLFWADYRASQGAGYLYQLTLFMAPAAIAILVGLVYPSIATIIQSFFDKTGENFVGLENYVWAFTNPQGFWSIINTLIWAIFAPVFATVVGLAYAAFMERARGERLLKLLVFMPFAIAPVSISLIWKFVYDYRQGEQIGTLNAIVVAFGGQPVPWLDIWPLVNTFCLLFAFVWAQTGFAMVVLSAAMKAVPVEQLEAAQLDGTSAWQRFINVTVPGIRTSIIVVLTTVTIAALKLYDIVAVMTGGRANSTVLGFEMVNQQQRFQSYGHSAALAVLIFVFVTPLIIYNVLQLRKQREVR; encoded by the coding sequence ATGTCTCAGACCACAACATCGGCGGCCGACCAGGCGCAGGGCACGCCTCCGCCGGAACGCGGAGGACGGAAGCCTCCGTCGCGCCGGACGACGCGACTCGTCGTCACGATCGGGCTCATCCTGATCGCGGCACTGATCGTCTTCCTCCTGCTCAGCCCCCCGAACCCGGACGCGCGACCGGTCTCGCTCGGATTCTCGTACAACTCGTTCTTCCAGTGGATCGGCAACATGGGGCCGATCGTCCAGATCCCCATCATCCTGGTGATCTTCGCTGCGGTGGTCGGCATCCTCCTGGTGCTGATCGAGTACGCACCGCGCGCCGGCCGGGGCTACTTCTGGCTGCGGCTCATCTCGTGCTTCGCGATCCCGTTCCTCGCGTTCATGATGCTGCGGCCATACCAGGGCGCCGTGATCTACGTGATCGCGATCGCCCTCATCGCCGGTGGCCTGTTGTTCTGGGCCGACTACCGGGCGAGCCAGGGCGCCGGCTATCTGTACCAGCTGACGCTCTTCATGGCGCCCGCCGCCATCGCGATCCTCGTCGGCCTCGTCTATCCGAGCATCGCGACCATCATCCAGTCTTTCTTCGACAAGACCGGGGAGAACTTCGTCGGCCTGGAGAACTACGTGTGGGCCTTCACGAACCCGCAGGGGTTCTGGTCCATCATCAACACCCTCATCTGGGCGATCTTCGCACCGGTCTTCGCGACGGTCGTCGGCCTGGCGTACGCGGCCTTCATGGAGCGGGCGCGCGGCGAACGGCTGCTGAAGCTGCTGGTGTTCATGCCGTTCGCGATCGCCCCGGTGAGCATCAGCCTCATCTGGAAGTTCGTCTACGACTACCGCCAGGGCGAGCAGATCGGAACCCTCAACGCGATCGTGGTGGCGTTCGGCGGTCAGCCCGTGCCGTGGCTGGACATCTGGCCCCTGGTCAACACGTTCTGCCTGCTGTTCGCTTTCGTCTGGGCGCAGACCGGATTCGCGATGGTCGTGCTCTCGGCGGCGATGAAGGCGGTGCCGGTGGAGCAGCTCGAAGCGGCCCAGCTCGACGGCACCTCGGCCTGGCAGCGGTTCATCAACGTGACGGTGCCGGGCATCCGCACGTCGATCATCGTCGTCTTGACGACGGTCACCATCGCCGCCCTGAAACTGTACGACATCGTGGCGGTGATGACCGGCGGGCGGGCGAACTCGACAGTGCTCGGTTTCGAGATGGTCAATCAGCAGCAGCGGTTCCAGAGCTACGGACACTCGGCGGCGCTCGCCGTGCTGATCTTCGTCTTCGTGACACCACTGATCATCTACAACGTCTTGCAGCTGCGTAAGCAGAGGGAGGTGCGGTGA
- a CDS encoding GlcG/HbpS family heme-binding protein — protein MSVTLADARRVIEAAEKRADEIGQPMNIAVVDAGGNLVAHVRQDGAWIGSIEISISKAWTSKAFDISTKDLGDNSQPTQQFFGIHTTNAHGRGVAIFAGGVPLSRDGRVVGAVGVSGGSGEQDQTVAEAGAAAF, from the coding sequence ATGTCCGTCACCCTCGCAGACGCCCGTCGCGTGATCGAGGCCGCTGAGAAGCGCGCCGACGAGATCGGCCAGCCCATGAACATCGCCGTCGTCGACGCCGGCGGCAACCTCGTCGCACACGTGCGCCAGGACGGCGCCTGGATCGGCAGCATCGAGATCTCGATCAGCAAGGCATGGACGTCGAAGGCGTTCGACATCTCGACCAAGGATCTCGGCGACAACTCGCAGCCGACGCAGCAGTTCTTCGGCATCCACACGACCAACGCGCACGGCCGCGGCGTCGCGATCTTCGCCGGCGGCGTGCCGCTCAGCCGCGACGGCAGGGTCGTCGGCGCGGTGGGAGTCAGCGGCGGGTCGGGCGAGCAGGATCAGACCGTCGCGGAGGCGGGCGCGGCCGCGTTCTGA
- the fdhA gene encoding formaldehyde dehydrogenase, glutathione-independent has protein sequence MSANRAVAYKGPGVVEVIDTDYPEFELKDGPGVNPANVGRKVPHGAILRTVATNICGSDQHMVRGRTTAPEGLVLGHEITGEVVEVGPDVEFVKVGDIVSVPFNIACGRCRNCKEGKTGICLNVNPDRPGSAYGYVDMGGWVGGQAEYALVPYADWNLLVFPDRDQALEKILDLTMLSDIFPTGFHGAVTAGVGPGSTVYIAGAGPVGLAAAVGAQLLGAAAVIVGDLNEDRLAQARSFGCETVDVSKGDPKDQIAQILGVPEVDAAVDAVGFEARGHGTDASHEAPATVLNSLMEITAAGGALGIPGLYVTGDPGGIDEAAKVGSLSLRLGLGWAKSLSFTTGQCPVMKYNRRLMMAILHDKVHIADAVNATPISLADAPRGYAEFDQGAAKKYVLNPNGYITTA, from the coding sequence ATGTCTGCAAACAGGGCGGTGGCCTACAAGGGTCCGGGTGTCGTCGAGGTGATCGACACCGACTACCCCGAGTTCGAGCTGAAGGACGGACCGGGCGTCAACCCGGCGAACGTGGGCAGGAAGGTGCCCCACGGCGCCATTCTGCGCACCGTCGCGACCAACATCTGCGGCTCCGATCAGCACATGGTGCGCGGACGCACCACCGCGCCCGAAGGGCTCGTGCTGGGCCACGAGATCACCGGCGAGGTTGTCGAGGTCGGCCCCGACGTCGAGTTCGTCAAGGTGGGCGACATCGTCTCGGTGCCGTTCAACATCGCCTGCGGCCGCTGCCGAAACTGCAAGGAGGGCAAGACCGGCATCTGCCTGAACGTCAACCCCGACCGACCCGGCTCCGCCTACGGCTACGTCGACATGGGCGGCTGGGTCGGCGGCCAGGCCGAGTACGCACTCGTCCCCTACGCGGACTGGAACCTGCTGGTCTTCCCCGACCGCGACCAGGCACTCGAGAAGATCCTCGACCTCACCATGCTGTCCGACATCTTCCCCACCGGCTTTCACGGCGCCGTGACCGCGGGCGTCGGTCCCGGCTCGACCGTGTACATCGCCGGCGCCGGCCCCGTCGGACTGGCCGCGGCCGTCGGCGCGCAGCTGCTCGGCGCGGCGGCGGTCATCGTCGGGGACCTCAACGAGGACCGCCTCGCGCAGGCGCGCTCGTTCGGCTGCGAGACGGTCGACGTGTCGAAGGGTGACCCGAAGGACCAGATCGCGCAGATCCTCGGCGTGCCCGAGGTCGACGCCGCGGTCGACGCGGTCGGCTTCGAAGCACGCGGACACGGCACGGATGCCTCGCACGAGGCGCCGGCGACCGTGCTCAACTCCCTCATGGAGATCACCGCCGCCGGCGGCGCGCTCGGCATCCCCGGCCTCTACGTCACCGGCGACCCGGGCGGCATCGACGAGGCCGCGAAGGTCGGCTCGCTGTCACTGCGGCTCGGCCTCGGCTGGGCCAAGTCGCTGTCGTTCACCACCGGGCAATGCCCGGTCATGAAATACAACCGACGGCTCATGATGGCGATCCTCCACGACAAGGTGCACATCGCCGACGCCGTCAACGCGACCCCGATCTCGCTCGCCGACGCCCCGCGCGGCTATGCCGAGTTCGACCAGGGCGCCGCGAAGAAATACGTGCTCAACCCGAACGGGTACATCACAACCGCTTGA
- a CDS encoding ABC transporter substrate-binding protein has translation MTALRSRRRHGYIALGLTAVAALTLAGCAEGGDEGGDSGSVEGETVEIAGGITGSEAENLQKTFEQFEEDTGITVNYTGDKGFEGNIVTKVAGGSAPDIAIVPQPGLFRSLVETGEVKEGTAEVEANVDEYWSSIWKDTGSVDGTFYAAPMLANLKGYVWYSPKSFAEWGVEPATTWDELITLTDTIREKTGEPPWCAGFFSEAASGWPGTDWVEDLVLRQAGPDVYDSWAAGDTPFTDPDIEAAFDSVGEILLNPDYVNAGFGDVKSINSTAFGDPIAAAVANGTCALTHQASFLTANFLTAKTADGATPEVGPDGDVYAFLLPGPEAGELAVEGGGELVTAFSDDAATQQVLEFMSTPEFADARVKLGGAISANTGADPTLASSEFLTEAMKIVQDSNTVFRFDASDLMPATVGSGSFWRGMVDWIDGKPTPQVLSDIQAGYQD, from the coding sequence ATGACTGCACTGCGATCCCGCCGTCGACACGGCTACATCGCACTGGGACTGACAGCCGTCGCAGCACTCACCCTCGCCGGATGCGCCGAAGGCGGCGATGAGGGCGGCGACAGCGGCTCGGTCGAAGGAGAGACCGTCGAGATCGCCGGCGGCATCACCGGCTCGGAGGCGGAGAACCTCCAGAAGACCTTCGAACAGTTCGAGGAGGACACCGGCATCACCGTCAACTACACCGGTGACAAGGGGTTCGAGGGCAACATCGTCACCAAGGTGGCAGGCGGATCCGCGCCCGACATCGCCATCGTGCCGCAGCCGGGCCTCTTCCGCTCGCTCGTCGAGACCGGCGAGGTCAAGGAGGGCACGGCGGAGGTCGAGGCCAACGTCGACGAGTACTGGTCCTCCATCTGGAAGGACACGGGCTCGGTGGACGGTACGTTCTACGCCGCACCGATGCTGGCCAATCTGAAAGGCTACGTCTGGTACTCGCCGAAGAGCTTCGCCGAGTGGGGCGTCGAGCCGGCGACGACGTGGGACGAGCTCATCACGCTGACCGACACCATTCGCGAGAAGACCGGCGAGCCGCCGTGGTGCGCCGGATTCTTCTCCGAGGCCGCGTCCGGGTGGCCCGGGACGGACTGGGTCGAGGACCTCGTGCTGCGTCAGGCCGGACCGGACGTGTATGACAGCTGGGCAGCCGGAGACACGCCCTTCACCGACCCCGACATCGAGGCGGCATTCGACTCCGTAGGCGAGATCCTGCTCAATCCGGACTACGTCAACGCAGGATTCGGCGATGTCAAGAGCATCAACTCGACGGCATTCGGTGACCCCATCGCTGCCGCTGTGGCGAACGGCACGTGCGCGCTGACCCACCAGGCATCCTTCCTCACGGCCAACTTCCTCACTGCGAAGACGGCAGACGGCGCGACGCCGGAGGTCGGACCGGATGGCGACGTGTACGCCTTCCTGCTCCCCGGCCCGGAAGCAGGCGAGCTCGCGGTCGAAGGCGGCGGCGAACTGGTGACCGCGTTCTCGGATGATGCGGCAACGCAGCAGGTGCTCGAATTCATGTCGACGCCGGAGTTCGCCGACGCGCGCGTGAAGCTCGGCGGTGCCATCTCGGCCAACACCGGTGCCGACCCGACGCTGGCATCGAGCGAGTTCCTGACCGAGGCGATGAAGATCGTGCAGGACTCGAACACGGTGTTCCGCTTCGACGCCTCCGACCTGATGCCGGCGACCGTCGGCTCGGGCTCGTTCTGGCGCGGCATGGTCGACTGGATCGACGGCAAGCCGACGCCGCAGGTCCTGAGCGACATCCAGGCGGGATATCAGGACTGA
- a CDS encoding DUF305 domain-containing protein, translated as MSAEPSAGSSRRWFVIVVALILIAGLAFAVGRFSTFGSQAAASAPGTESPEAGFSRDMQVHHAQAIEMAMEIYGKTDDEELRVLSYDIATGQAGQRGEMYDWLVQWGLPQSGGPMMQWMDAGDSEHAHGGSSAEPMTDEQAQAAMGMASADEIAALKAATGVEADCQFLTLMIRHHEGAIPMAEALLELGTDPRALEVATAIRNGQTAEIDAMQSIQTRLGCTS; from the coding sequence GTGTCGGCCGAGCCCTCGGCGGGGAGCTCCCGGCGGTGGTTCGTCATCGTCGTCGCACTCATCCTCATCGCCGGCCTCGCATTCGCGGTGGGGCGCTTCTCGACCTTCGGCTCCCAGGCGGCCGCGTCGGCTCCGGGCACCGAGTCTCCTGAGGCCGGGTTCTCCCGCGACATGCAGGTGCACCATGCGCAGGCGATCGAGATGGCGATGGAGATCTACGGCAAGACCGACGATGAAGAGCTGCGCGTGCTCTCGTACGACATCGCCACCGGTCAGGCCGGCCAGCGCGGTGAGATGTACGACTGGCTGGTGCAGTGGGGTCTCCCCCAGTCCGGCGGGCCGATGATGCAGTGGATGGATGCCGGAGACTCGGAGCACGCCCACGGCGGCTCGTCCGCCGAGCCGATGACCGATGAACAGGCTCAGGCGGCGATGGGCATGGCATCCGCCGACGAGATCGCCGCGCTGAAGGCGGCGACGGGCGTGGAGGCGGACTGCCAGTTCCTCACGCTGATGATCCGCCATCACGAGGGCGCGATCCCGATGGCCGAAGCGCTCCTCGAGCTCGGCACGGACCCGCGCGCCCTCGAGGTCGCGACCGCGATCAGGAACGGTCAGACCGCCGAGATCGACGCGATGCAGTCCATCCAGACGCGGCTCGGCTGCACCAGCTGA
- the rplL gene encoding 50S ribosomal protein L7/L12, which translates to MAKLSTEELLDAFKELTLIELSEFVKAFEETFDVTAAAPVAVAAAGAPAGAAPEEVEEKDSFDVVLEAAGDKKIQVIKVVRELTSLGLGEAKAVVDGAPKAVLEGANKETADKAKAALEEAGATVTLK; encoded by the coding sequence ATGGCAAAGCTCAGCACTGAGGAGCTGCTCGACGCGTTCAAGGAGCTCACGCTCATCGAGCTCAGCGAGTTCGTCAAGGCGTTCGAGGAGACCTTCGACGTCACCGCCGCCGCCCCGGTCGCGGTTGCCGCTGCGGGCGCGCCCGCCGGTGCCGCTCCGGAAGAGGTCGAGGAGAAGGACTCGTTCGACGTCGTCCTCGAGGCCGCCGGCGACAAGAAGATCCAGGTCATCAAGGTCGTCCGCGAGCTCACCTCGCTCGGCCTCGGTGAGGCGAAGGCCGTCGTCGACGGTGCTCCGAAGGCCGTCCTCGAGGGCGCCAACAAGGAGACCGCCGACAAGGCGAAGGCCGCTCTCGAAGAGGCCGGCGCGACGGTCACCCTCAAGTAA
- a CDS encoding 2'-5' RNA ligase family protein → MFSVELIPDAELDRAVREDWDRLLGADLPSSGRNPAPSNRPHVTLAVRERLEPADFVGLADLLPVPLDLGGVLLLGHRDRYVLARQVIVSSALLAVHRAVAEIAGRPEPRYSNTGIDHWTPHITLARGLTAVRLATAMRLIKAAHISGQATGARVWEADARRVTTIR, encoded by the coding sequence GTGTTCAGCGTGGAACTGATCCCGGACGCCGAGCTCGACCGCGCGGTCAGGGAGGACTGGGACCGGCTGCTCGGGGCGGATCTGCCGAGCTCGGGGCGCAATCCCGCGCCCAGCAACCGTCCGCACGTGACGCTCGCGGTGCGCGAGCGGCTCGAGCCGGCGGACTTCGTGGGCCTCGCCGACCTGCTGCCTGTGCCGCTCGATCTCGGGGGAGTCCTTCTCCTCGGTCACCGGGACCGGTACGTCCTGGCGCGCCAGGTCATCGTGAGCTCCGCCCTGCTGGCGGTCCACCGCGCCGTCGCCGAGATCGCCGGGAGGCCGGAGCCGCGCTACTCGAACACGGGCATCGACCACTGGACTCCCCACATCACCCTGGCGCGGGGACTCACCGCGGTTCGACTGGCGACGGCGATGCGCCTGATCAAGGCAGCTCACATCAGCGGGCAGGCGACGGGTGCGCGCGTGTGGGAGGCCGACGCCCGGCGCGTCACCACGATCCGATGA
- a CDS encoding LacI family DNA-binding transcriptional regulator codes for MAGIADVARAAGVSKSTASRALTGSGYVSAATRQRVRDAAAALGYVPTTSAVSLVTGRTQTVGVVMPSLDRWFFSQVLEGIQDALLERRYDLALYGAPPESAARREMFEHFLARKRFDGLIAVGIEPNARELERLVAFGKPVVAVGGYDVGTNAVSIDDAAAATIATDHVLGLGHRKVVFLGGDPDGRHTSFGDGRRLDGYLSAMREAGLEASARHVHSEVTMPGGYGAAVELLGDRRTRPTAIVGVCDEVAVGTIIAARRLGIRVPERLSVIGIDDHAYAEMFSLTTLQQRPHQQGRAAVQLLMWQLDDPDAPTHRLYESSPLVVRNSTAPVDDDASAVIGVGPLGTA; via the coding sequence ATGGCGGGCATCGCCGATGTTGCGCGGGCGGCAGGCGTCTCGAAGTCGACGGCGTCGCGCGCGCTCACGGGCTCGGGCTACGTCTCCGCCGCCACCCGCCAGCGGGTCAGGGATGCCGCGGCCGCCCTGGGCTACGTGCCCACCACGAGCGCCGTGAGCCTCGTGACCGGACGCACGCAGACCGTGGGTGTCGTCATGCCGTCGCTCGACCGGTGGTTCTTCTCCCAGGTGCTGGAGGGCATCCAGGACGCGCTGCTCGAGCGACGATACGATCTCGCCCTCTACGGGGCGCCACCCGAGTCGGCGGCGCGCCGCGAGATGTTCGAGCATTTCCTCGCCCGCAAGAGGTTCGACGGCCTGATCGCGGTCGGCATCGAACCCAACGCGCGTGAGCTCGAACGGCTGGTCGCGTTCGGCAAGCCGGTGGTGGCGGTCGGCGGTTACGACGTCGGCACCAATGCGGTCTCGATCGACGATGCGGCGGCCGCCACCATCGCCACCGACCACGTCCTCGGCCTCGGGCATCGCAAGGTCGTCTTCCTCGGCGGCGACCCCGACGGGCGGCACACCAGCTTCGGCGACGGCCGGCGCCTGGACGGGTATCTCTCGGCGATGCGCGAGGCCGGGCTGGAGGCATCCGCTCGCCATGTCCACTCCGAGGTGACGATGCCCGGCGGCTACGGCGCCGCCGTCGAGCTGCTCGGCGATCGCCGGACGCGCCCGACGGCGATCGTCGGGGTGTGCGACGAAGTCGCGGTCGGCACGATCATCGCGGCCCGGCGCCTCGGCATCCGCGTGCCCGAGCGCCTGAGTGTGATCGGCATCGACGACCACGCCTACGCCGAGATGTTCTCGCTCACCACGCTGCAGCAGCGTCCGCACCAGCAGGGACGCGCCGCGGTACAGCTGCTCATGTGGCAGCTCGACGACCCGGATGCGCCCACTCATCGCCTGTACGAGTCGTCGCCGCTCGTGGTGCGCAATTCCACCGCACCCGTCGACGACGACGCGTCCGCGGTCATCGGCGTCGGCCCGCTCGGCACCGCCTGA
- the rplJ gene encoding 50S ribosomal protein L10: MAQKEASVAELTKNFEDSTAVLLTEYRGLTVAQLKELRNSIRQDAEYAVVKNTLTKIAANNAGITSLDDDLKGPSAIAFVHGDPVSVAKGLRAFAKAHPLLVIKGGFFDGNPLSADEVNKLADLESREVLLAKLAGAMKASMTKAAYVFNALPSKAVRTVDALREKQESAA; encoded by the coding sequence ATGGCGCAGAAGGAAGCATCGGTCGCCGAGCTCACGAAGAACTTCGAGGACTCGACCGCCGTTCTGCTGACCGAGTACCGCGGTCTGACGGTTGCCCAGCTCAAGGAGCTGCGCAACAGCATCCGTCAGGACGCGGAATACGCCGTGGTGAAGAACACGCTGACCAAGATCGCCGCGAACAACGCGGGGATCACGTCGCTGGACGACGACCTCAAGGGTCCGTCGGCCATCGCATTCGTGCACGGTGACCCGGTCTCCGTCGCGAAGGGTCTCCGTGCCTTCGCCAAGGCACACCCTCTTCTCGTGATCAAGGGCGGTTTCTTCGACGGAAACCCCCTGAGCGCTGACGAGGTCAACAAGCTCGCCGACCTCGAGAGCCGTGAAGTCCTGCTGGCGAAGCTCGCCGGTGCGATGAAGGCCTCGATGACCAAGGCGGCATACGTCTTCAATGCGCTTCCGTCGAAGGCCGTCCGCACGGTCGACGCGCTGCGCGAGAAGCAGGAGTCCGCGGCCTGA
- a CDS encoding carbohydrate ABC transporter permease, with protein sequence MTAVDSKTTPQNTKAEARRIARETRRNEALAHKRLTSPLATIFAVAIAFLWTIPTLGLLITSFRPGADSATSGWWTVFTNPDFTLGNYQDALTSGGTALTLGESFLNSLAITIPVTIFALAVASLAAYAFAWMDFKGRGFLFVAVFALQIVPIQMALVPLLSLFSRGLEIGDVQIFPGLEMREVDHSFATVWIAHVIFAMPLAIFLLHNFISEIPSDVIEAARVDGAGHGQIFFRIILPLATPALASFAILEFIWVWNDLLVATIFAPTTSLPMTQTLNSLSGTWGNQWFLVSAGAFLVLFVPIIVFLALQRFFVRGLMAGATKG encoded by the coding sequence ATGACCGCCGTCGACTCCAAGACCACGCCGCAGAACACCAAGGCGGAGGCGCGGAGGATCGCGCGTGAGACGCGTCGCAACGAGGCGCTCGCGCACAAGCGGCTGACCTCGCCGCTGGCCACCATCTTCGCCGTCGCGATCGCGTTCCTGTGGACCATCCCGACGCTCGGCCTGCTCATCACGTCGTTCCGCCCAGGTGCCGACTCGGCGACATCAGGCTGGTGGACGGTCTTCACCAACCCCGACTTCACGCTCGGCAACTACCAGGACGCGTTGACGTCGGGCGGCACCGCCCTGACGCTGGGCGAGTCCTTCCTGAACTCGCTCGCGATAACGATCCCGGTCACGATCTTCGCCCTGGCCGTCGCGTCGCTGGCCGCGTATGCGTTCGCGTGGATGGACTTCAAGGGCCGCGGGTTCCTGTTCGTCGCGGTGTTCGCCCTCCAGATCGTCCCGATCCAGATGGCGCTCGTGCCGCTCTTGAGTCTGTTCTCGAGGGGCCTCGAGATCGGCGACGTGCAGATCTTCCCTGGGCTCGAGATGCGCGAGGTCGACCACAGCTTCGCGACGGTGTGGATCGCCCACGTCATCTTCGCGATGCCGCTGGCGATCTTCCTCCTGCACAACTTCATCTCGGAGATCCCCTCCGACGTGATCGAGGCGGCTCGCGTCGACGGCGCGGGGCACGGGCAGATCTTCTTCCGAATCATCCTGCCGCTGGCGACGCCCGCGCTCGCGTCGTTCGCCATCCTCGAGTTCATCTGGGTGTGGAACGACCTGCTCGTCGCGACGATCTTCGCCCCGACGACATCACTGCCGATGACGCAGACGCTGAACTCCTTGTCCGGCACCTGGGGCAACCAGTGGTTCCTCGTTTCGGCGGGCGCGTTCCTCGTGCTGTTCGTGCCGATCATCGTGTTCCTCGCACTGCAGCGGTTCTTCGTGCGCGGGCTCATGGCCGGCGCGACGAAGGGCTGA
- a CDS encoding VOC family protein, translating to MDTITSGEFRAFPGVEDWHPRVTGAFALFRTGTFAVGAQLFGAISELAEAADHHPDVDVRYTTVRVRLMTHSAGGLTAKDAELAARISEAARELDIPAETGRMLDVMLAVATPDPGAVVPFWKAATGFSEVRDGVLFDKDGRGPLIWFQPVDKPLRGRSHLDVNGPRDVIEKRLDAALAAGGVIVDDSHAPEWWTLADADGHKVDLCPWRT from the coding sequence ATGGACACCATCACATCAGGCGAGTTCCGCGCGTTCCCCGGTGTCGAGGACTGGCATCCGCGCGTCACGGGGGCATTCGCGCTGTTCCGCACGGGCACGTTCGCCGTCGGGGCGCAGCTGTTCGGCGCGATCTCCGAGCTGGCAGAGGCCGCCGACCACCACCCCGATGTGGACGTGCGGTACACCACCGTGCGCGTGCGGCTCATGACCCACTCGGCAGGCGGGCTGACGGCGAAGGACGCCGAGCTCGCGGCGCGGATCTCGGAGGCCGCGCGCGAACTCGACATCCCGGCAGAGACCGGACGGATGCTCGATGTGATGCTCGCCGTCGCGACGCCGGACCCCGGCGCGGTCGTGCCGTTCTGGAAAGCGGCGACCGGATTCTCGGAGGTGCGCGACGGCGTCCTCTTCGATAAGGACGGCCGTGGCCCGCTCATCTGGTTCCAGCCGGTCGACAAGCCCTTGCGCGGCCGGTCGCACCTCGATGTCAACGGGCCACGCGACGTCATCGAGAAGCGGCTGGACGCCGCACTGGCCGCGGGCGGCGTCATCGTCGACGACTCGCACGCGCCGGAATGGTGGACGCTCGCGGACGCGGACGGCCACAAGGTCGACCTCTGCCCCTGGCGGACGTGA